In the genome of Nevskia ramosa DSM 11499, one region contains:
- a CDS encoding flavodoxin family protein, translating to MQIAVVFHSGYGHTARQAQAVAEGVEQSGYAKALLVDVAKDIPWDELGSSAGMIFGCPTYMGGPSAVFKKFMEDSSSRWMKQEWADKVAAGFTTSSSQSGDKLNTLVSLAIFAAQHGMFWISTGLMPGNNVSTGSVNDINRLGSWLGAMAQANFDQPAELAPPESDLLTAQKLGLRVAAAAKRFAGA from the coding sequence ATGCAGATTGCAGTCGTGTTCCACAGCGGCTACGGCCACACCGCGCGTCAGGCCCAGGCCGTTGCCGAAGGGGTCGAGCAATCGGGCTATGCCAAGGCGCTGCTCGTCGATGTCGCCAAGGACATTCCCTGGGATGAACTGGGCAGCAGCGCCGGCATGATCTTCGGCTGCCCGACCTACATGGGCGGGCCGTCGGCGGTGTTCAAGAAGTTCATGGAAGACAGCTCGTCGCGCTGGATGAAGCAGGAATGGGCGGACAAGGTGGCCGCCGGTTTCACCACTTCGTCGAGCCAGAGCGGCGACAAGCTCAACACCCTGGTGTCGCTGGCGATCTTCGCCGCGCAGCACGGCATGTTCTGGATCAGCACCGGCCTGATGCCCGGCAACAATGTCAGCACCGGCTCGGTCAACGACATCAACCGGCTCGGCAGCTGGCTGGGCGCGATGGCGCAGGCCAACTTCGATCAGCCGGCGGAACTGGCACCGCCGGAAAGCGATCTGCTGACGGCCCAGAAACTCGGGCTGCGCGTTGCCGCTGCGGCGAAACGCTTTGCCGGCGCCTGA
- a CDS encoding glutathione S-transferase family protein, giving the protein MSALRIFSYLPNPRIAKATIAARLCGVTLDLRGASVPELKHWLWDFDAHVMSDTERASLEHLLRTAKKGFTSTLYKTEAFLAAHPFGTVPAAFSPDGKVGIFESNSIMRAVARLGHDQAKLYGDDPYSASRIDSFLDASLLFARDTQIYVLALWSGSLAADVHRSAEQAFATYMGGIERALQGPAGFLVGDRLTLADICFIAELTLFHNEISHVELLERLALRPMLSSASRADFPKAFAHFERLRAMEAIAPDIEPYLQALGKY; this is encoded by the coding sequence ATGAGCGCACTGCGCATCTTTTCCTATCTTCCCAATCCACGGATCGCGAAGGCGACGATCGCGGCGCGCTTGTGCGGCGTCACCCTCGACCTGCGCGGCGCCTCGGTGCCCGAGCTGAAGCACTGGCTCTGGGATTTCGATGCGCATGTGATGTCGGATACCGAGCGCGCGTCGCTGGAGCATCTGCTGCGCACCGCGAAGAAAGGCTTCACCAGCACGCTGTACAAGACCGAAGCCTTTCTTGCAGCGCATCCGTTCGGCACGGTGCCGGCCGCGTTCAGCCCTGATGGCAAGGTCGGCATCTTCGAATCGAACAGCATCATGCGGGCCGTGGCTCGCCTCGGTCACGACCAGGCCAAGCTCTACGGCGACGATCCGTACAGCGCTTCGCGGATCGACAGCTTTCTCGACGCCAGCCTGCTGTTCGCCCGCGATACGCAGATCTATGTGCTCGCGCTGTGGTCGGGATCGCTTGCCGCCGATGTCCATCGCAGTGCCGAGCAGGCGTTCGCGACCTACATGGGTGGCATCGAGCGGGCGCTGCAAGGGCCAGCGGGCTTTCTGGTCGGCGATCGCCTGACGCTGGCCGATATCTGCTTCATCGCCGAGCTGACCCTGTTCCACAACGAGATCAGCCACGTCGAGTTGCTGGAACGACTGGCCCTGCGGCCGATGCTGTCCTCCGCCAGCCGCGCGGACTTCCCCAAGGCCTTCGCTCATTTCGAACGCCTGCGCGCGATGGAAGCGATTGCACCGGACATCGAGCCTTATCTGCAGGCGCTGGGCAAGTACTGA
- a CDS encoding glutathione S-transferase family protein — MKLLQSFGPNPRMVRMFIAEKGLSIPFESVDLFGAENRQEAYRKKNPAGGIPCLELDDGHVLSETGAICEFLEELHPAPALIGSNAWERAETRMNLRRVELQATEYLYNAFRFGPGLALFEHRFRCVPEAADGLRAKGLDGVALLDSLLEGQTYICGDRLTVADLTLYCCLDFCLSTGLVIDPALSNISAWLARMNARPSAAASLSAGWQDIGMKG, encoded by the coding sequence ATGAAACTACTGCAGTCATTCGGTCCGAATCCGCGCATGGTGCGGATGTTCATTGCCGAGAAGGGCCTGTCGATCCCGTTCGAAAGTGTCGACCTGTTCGGCGCCGAGAATCGCCAGGAGGCCTACCGCAAGAAGAATCCGGCGGGCGGCATTCCCTGCCTCGAACTCGACGATGGTCATGTGCTCTCGGAGACCGGCGCGATCTGCGAATTCCTCGAAGAACTGCATCCGGCACCGGCCCTGATCGGCAGCAATGCCTGGGAGCGCGCCGAGACCCGCATGAACCTGCGCCGCGTCGAACTGCAGGCCACCGAGTACCTCTACAACGCCTTCCGCTTCGGCCCCGGACTGGCGTTGTTCGAGCACCGCTTCCGCTGCGTTCCGGAAGCTGCCGACGGACTGCGCGCCAAAGGCCTCGACGGCGTTGCCCTGCTCGATTCTCTTCTTGAAGGGCAGACGTACATTTGCGGAGACCGGCTCACAGTCGCCGACCTGACGCTGTACTGCTGCCTCGACTTCTGCCTGTCGACCGGCCTGGTGATCGACCCCGCGCTCAGCAACATCAGCGCCTGGCTGGCACGGATGAATGCCCGACCCAGCGCAGCGGCCTCGCTGTCCGCTGGCTGGCAGGACATCGGCATGAAAGGCTGA
- a CDS encoding LysR family transcriptional regulator, whose product MNNRFFSLRLFSRVARLRSFSLAGRELGLSQPSSSRIISELEKEVGATLLTRTTRGVTLTEAGRDYLDRIEPILIALEEADHAARGTGELRGILRIAVSTPIAVRELAPRLPAFMDRHPALRVSLQMSDQRQDLVNESIDVGLRFGVLTDSNAVAQPLGQSRRLLVASPAYLARAGTPESPGELASHSLIVGPSGATPAGWSFQRNGRTTSIRAEGRLIATVNEGATAAAVAGLGIMSTLEWGCRAELASGALVEVMVDWKMETVDIHAVFPAGRAAKPSARAFVDYFRAALSEQETGVDR is encoded by the coding sequence ATGAACAATCGATTCTTCTCACTTCGACTCTTCTCTCGCGTGGCGCGGCTCAGGAGCTTTTCCCTGGCCGGCCGCGAGTTGGGGCTGTCGCAGCCGTCCTCGTCCAGAATCATTTCCGAGCTGGAGAAAGAGGTGGGCGCAACCCTGCTGACCCGTACCACTCGCGGCGTGACGCTCACCGAGGCTGGCAGGGACTACCTCGATCGAATCGAACCGATCCTGATTGCCCTGGAGGAGGCGGATCATGCCGCCCGTGGCACCGGTGAGTTGCGCGGTATCCTGCGTATTGCGGTATCGACCCCGATCGCCGTTCGCGAGTTGGCACCGCGTCTGCCGGCGTTCATGGATCGGCACCCGGCATTGCGGGTCTCCCTGCAAATGAGCGACCAGCGTCAGGATCTGGTGAACGAAAGCATCGATGTCGGTTTGCGATTCGGAGTGCTGACCGATTCAAACGCGGTGGCGCAGCCTCTGGGCCAATCGCGCAGGCTGCTCGTAGCGTCTCCGGCGTACCTTGCAAGGGCTGGAACGCCTGAGTCTCCCGGTGAACTGGCCAGTCATTCGCTGATCGTGGGTCCTTCGGGCGCCACTCCAGCCGGATGGTCCTTCCAACGTAATGGACGGACGACGTCCATCCGCGCGGAGGGGCGACTGATCGCCACGGTCAACGAAGGCGCAACCGCCGCAGCCGTTGCCGGGCTCGGCATCATGTCGACCCTCGAATGGGGCTGCCGCGCCGAGTTGGCAAGCGGCGCCCTGGTAGAGGTCATGGTTGACTGGAAGATGGAAACCGTTGATATCCACGCGGTCTTTCCAGCCGGTCGCGCCGCAAAGCCCTCCGCACGTGCGTTTGTCGACTATTTCCGGGCCGCGCTGAGCGAGCAGGAAACCGGGGTGGATCGCTGA
- a CDS encoding peroxiredoxin-like family protein, with product MSLQAKLDALKANFETKAAPETFAAMHKATLELIASGQAERALKAGDRAPAFTLVDSDGKSVSSADLLRKGPLVVTFYRGVWCPYCNLDLQAIEAAAKDIRDQGAELVAISPQTAVFSRKAQRDNKLSFPILSDRSGETAATFGIRFVLPEYLREIYKMFKIDLAETNGEPSWTLPMPGRYVIAQDGVIAYAEVNPDYTRRPDPSELLPTLKQLARAVAA from the coding sequence ATGTCATTGCAAGCCAAGCTGGACGCCTTGAAAGCGAATTTCGAAACCAAGGCGGCGCCCGAGACTTTTGCGGCGATGCACAAGGCCACCCTGGAGCTGATTGCCAGCGGCCAGGCTGAACGCGCCCTCAAGGCAGGCGACCGCGCCCCGGCCTTCACCCTCGTCGATTCCGACGGCAAATCCGTTTCCTCGGCCGACCTGCTGCGCAAAGGCCCGCTGGTCGTCACGTTCTACCGCGGCGTGTGGTGCCCGTACTGCAACTTGGACCTGCAGGCGATCGAAGCCGCCGCCAAGGATATCCGTGATCAGGGTGCCGAACTGGTCGCGATTTCGCCGCAAACCGCCGTATTCAGCCGCAAAGCCCAGCGCGACAACAAACTGAGCTTCCCGATCCTGAGCGACCGGAGCGGTGAGACTGCCGCGACCTTCGGCATCCGTTTCGTGCTGCCCGAGTATCTGCGGGAGATCTACAAGATGTTCAAGATCGACTTGGCCGAGACCAATGGCGAGCCGAGTTGGACGCTGCCGATGCCTGGCCGTTACGTGATCGCCCAGGACGGCGTGATCGCCTACGCCGAAGTGAACCCGGACTACACCCGTCGTCCGGACCCGAGCGAGCTGCTTCCGACCCTGAAGCAACTGGCCCGCGCTGTTGCCGCCTGA
- a CDS encoding peroxiredoxin-like family protein — protein MKVQVGQTIPSFTVQTIQGRPLTVPESSPKFTHLQFRRFAGCPICNLHLHTFFKSYDRIEAAGIREVIFFHSSVAEMKKYQKDIAFAAVADPSKTFYAQFGVERSIWASLHPRALWAAIKGMLLGKMGVKMENGPHGLPADFLIDQKGMVVAAKYGTHAYDQWEVSELLSIARGAG, from the coding sequence ATGAAAGTACAAGTCGGTCAAACCATTCCGAGCTTCACGGTGCAGACCATTCAAGGAAGACCGCTGACCGTTCCCGAGTCTTCGCCGAAATTCACCCATCTCCAGTTCCGGCGTTTCGCAGGGTGCCCGATCTGCAATCTCCATCTACACACGTTTTTCAAAAGCTACGACCGGATCGAGGCTGCCGGAATACGTGAAGTCATTTTCTTTCATTCTTCAGTAGCCGAAATGAAGAAGTACCAGAAAGACATTGCCTTCGCAGCGGTAGCCGATCCGAGCAAGACCTTCTATGCCCAATTCGGCGTCGAGCGGTCGATATGGGCCAGCCTCCATCCCCGAGCGCTGTGGGCGGCTATCAAAGGCATGCTGCTCGGCAAGATGGGCGTGAAAATGGAAAACGGCCCGCATGGCCTGCCCGCAGACTTCTTGATCGATCAAAAGGGCATGGTGGTTGCCGCGAAGTATGGAACCCATGCCTACGATCAATGGGAAGTCTCCGAGCTGCTGAGTATTGCCAGGGGTGCTGGTTAG